One Nonomuraea angiospora DNA segment encodes these proteins:
- a CDS encoding aminoglycoside phosphotransferase family protein, producing the protein MRIKVPAALTESHVKWDGEAGRAWSAALPALAERYLEEWALRLDGEPRHGVVSLVLPVLREDGTKAALKLQPVTDENATEAPGLRTWAGDASVLLLDSDPDTGTLLLERLEADRSLSGMPDDMKALGILADLLARLVSYQAPEGLRRLADIARAMLDDVDRAVAKLPRESDRHWMRYCAGAVGELVSEPGDRLLHWDLHYDNVLAAEREPWLSIDPKPLAGDPGFDLLPALHNRWDDVVATGDVTRGVLRRFDLMVDRLGLDPRRAAGWTLGRVLQNALWDVKDEETELDEIGLAVAEAVRHRL; encoded by the coding sequence ATGAGGATCAAGGTGCCGGCGGCGTTGACCGAGTCGCACGTGAAATGGGACGGGGAGGCCGGTCGCGCCTGGTCCGCGGCGCTCCCCGCGCTGGCCGAGCGTTACCTGGAGGAGTGGGCGCTGCGGCTGGACGGGGAGCCCAGGCACGGGGTGGTGTCCCTCGTGCTGCCCGTCTTACGCGAGGACGGGACGAAGGCGGCGCTCAAGCTCCAGCCCGTCACCGACGAGAACGCCACCGAGGCCCCCGGCCTGCGCACCTGGGCCGGTGACGCGTCGGTGCTGCTGCTCGACTCCGACCCCGATACCGGCACCCTGCTGCTCGAACGCCTGGAGGCCGACCGGTCCCTGTCCGGCATGCCGGACGACATGAAGGCCCTGGGCATCCTCGCGGACCTCCTGGCCCGCCTGGTGTCCTACCAGGCGCCCGAGGGGCTGCGCCGGTTGGCCGACATCGCCCGGGCCATGCTGGACGACGTGGACCGGGCCGTGGCGAAGCTGCCGCGCGAGAGCGACCGCCACTGGATGCGCTACTGCGCGGGCGCCGTCGGCGAGCTCGTCTCCGAGCCGGGCGACCGGCTGCTGCACTGGGACCTGCACTACGACAACGTGCTGGCCGCCGAACGGGAGCCGTGGCTGAGCATCGACCCCAAGCCGCTGGCGGGCGACCCGGGGTTCGACCTGCTGCCCGCCCTGCACAACCGCTGGGACGACGTGGTCGCGACCGGCGACGTGACGCGGGGCGTGCTGCGCCGCTTCGACCTCATGGTGGACCGGCTCGGCCTCGACCCCCGGCGGGCCGCCGGGTGGACGCTCGGCCGGGTGCTGCAGAACGCCCTGTGGGACGTCAAGGACGAGGAGACCGAGCTCGACGAGATCGGCCTCGCCGTCGCCGAGGCCGTGCGGCACCGCCTCTAG
- a CDS encoding NADP-dependent oxidoreductase — protein MRAAAFAEPGGPEVLKVMELPAPQAGPGEVRVRVRAAGVQPFDTAVRAGWLPPYTGPTPFPRIPGNEFAGVVDQVGDGVSGVSVGDEVLGFSALYAYAEYIVVKGTDVAPKPAEVPWEVAGGLTAGVQTAELAIDGIGLAEGETLLVHGAAGAVGTAAVQIARRRGATVIGTAREVNHDYLRDLGAIPVVYGEGLADRVRALAPDGVDAALDGAGGHALEVSIELVKDRGRIVTLAEHGKAAELGVRVVQGQRSAERLGRYARLYAEGAFKFPVRRTYPLEDAAEAHREVETGHGQGKVVLTV, from the coding sequence ATGAGAGCCGCGGCCTTCGCCGAACCCGGCGGCCCGGAGGTCCTGAAGGTGATGGAGCTGCCCGCGCCGCAGGCGGGTCCCGGCGAGGTCCGGGTGCGGGTGCGTGCGGCCGGCGTGCAGCCGTTCGACACGGCCGTACGGGCGGGGTGGTTGCCGCCGTACACAGGGCCTACCCCCTTCCCGCGCATCCCCGGCAACGAGTTCGCGGGCGTGGTGGACCAGGTCGGCGACGGGGTGAGCGGGGTCTCCGTGGGGGACGAGGTGCTCGGGTTCTCGGCGCTGTACGCGTACGCCGAGTACATCGTGGTGAAGGGGACCGACGTGGCGCCCAAACCGGCGGAGGTGCCGTGGGAGGTGGCCGGCGGGCTGACCGCGGGCGTGCAGACCGCCGAGCTGGCGATCGACGGGATCGGCCTCGCGGAGGGCGAGACGCTGCTCGTCCACGGCGCGGCCGGGGCCGTGGGGACGGCGGCCGTGCAGATCGCCCGGCGGCGCGGGGCCACCGTGATCGGCACGGCCCGCGAGGTCAACCACGACTACCTGCGCGACCTCGGCGCGATCCCGGTGGTCTACGGCGAAGGGCTCGCCGACCGGGTACGCGCGCTCGCCCCGGACGGCGTGGACGCCGCGCTCGACGGGGCCGGAGGCCACGCGCTGGAGGTCTCGATCGAGCTGGTCAAGGACCGCGGCCGGATTGTCACGCTGGCCGAGCACGGCAAGGCGGCCGAGCTGGGCGTCCGGGTGGTGCAGGGGCAGCGCTCCGCCGAGCGGCTCGGGCGCTACGCCCGCCTGTACGCCGAGGGCGCCTTCAAGTTCCCGGTACGCAGGACGTACCCGCTGGAGGACGCGGCGGAGGCGCACCGGGAGGTCGAGACCGGCCACGGCCAGGGCAAGGTCGTCCTGACGGTCTAG
- a CDS encoding 1,4-dihydroxy-2-naphthoyl-CoA synthase, whose product MVSELFDPKAWQAVEGFDFTDITYHRAVDQGTVRIAFNRPEVRNAFRPQTVDELYRALDHARQTTDVGCVLLTGNGPSPKDGGWAFCSGGDQRIRGKDGYQYADGSAATGRLHILEVQRLIRFMPKVVICVVPGWAAGGGHSLHVVADLTLASAEHARFKQTDADVASFDGGFGSAYLARQVGQKFAREIFFLGDTYTAADAHRMGMVNAVVPHEELERTALEWGRKINGKSPTAQRMLKFAFNAIDDGLVGQQVFAGEATRLAYMTDEAAEGRDSFLQKREPDWSPYPWHF is encoded by the coding sequence ATGGTCTCCGAACTGTTCGATCCCAAGGCGTGGCAGGCGGTCGAGGGATTCGACTTCACCGACATCACCTACCACCGGGCAGTCGACCAGGGCACGGTGCGGATCGCGTTCAACCGTCCCGAGGTGCGCAACGCCTTCCGCCCGCAGACCGTGGACGAGCTCTACCGCGCGCTCGACCACGCCAGGCAGACCACCGACGTCGGCTGCGTGCTGCTCACCGGCAACGGCCCCTCGCCCAAGGACGGCGGATGGGCCTTCTGCTCCGGGGGCGACCAGCGCATCAGGGGCAAGGACGGCTACCAGTACGCCGACGGCTCGGCGGCCACCGGCCGGCTGCACATCCTGGAGGTGCAGCGGCTCATCCGGTTCATGCCGAAGGTCGTGATCTGCGTGGTGCCCGGCTGGGCCGCGGGCGGCGGTCACAGCCTGCACGTCGTGGCGGATCTCACCCTGGCCAGCGCCGAGCACGCCCGCTTCAAGCAGACCGACGCCGACGTGGCCAGCTTCGACGGCGGCTTCGGCTCGGCCTATCTCGCGCGGCAGGTCGGCCAGAAGTTCGCCCGCGAGATCTTCTTCCTCGGCGACACCTACACGGCGGCCGACGCGCACCGCATGGGCATGGTCAACGCCGTCGTCCCGCACGAGGAGCTGGAGCGCACGGCCCTGGAGTGGGGCCGCAAGATCAACGGCAAGTCGCCGACGGCGCAGCGCATGCTCAAGTTCGCCTTCAACGCGATCGACGACGGGCTCGTCGGGCAGCAGGTGTTCGCCGGCGAGGCGACGCGGCTGGCGTACATGACGGACGAGGCGGCCGAGGGGCGCGACTCGTTCCTGCAGAAGCGCGAGCCCGACTGGTCGCCGTACCCCTGGCACTTCTGA
- a CDS encoding DNA repair ATPase, with protein sequence MTELKAGELEAGTYEVLRNRLQAQAKTLTAAAEALNGARLKVFGGAELRLLGTERIRTENNCVPRDIVSLGDVMLFGYNVFIGLKPETAVADVFAVHRFSRDGDAFRFDADKLETLGDPAFKKDFAELYRYYKETRLQQLRRVEGKLLAVFQTGPADLRVLRWAVDNGGVPKYLDNRGERDHTFPPSHDFEWTPTTRDDHVLGRHPHISIEGEVFVETVGGDLTIKIENNTETGAGIYAEPVAEQLQSLADADVEYAKVGPLVLMRIRPYKETEWRHLVFNTRTKAVIRLDGLGQACQRLPEDQGLIFPGGYYLATGTSKTFDTDVTDLEFERVVRSPNGEDVLYVFHARGDGRSLLLPYNVIRKEVANPIVCHGYSLFDDGTMVVFRATSDEPTRVHPMQVWQTPYVSDTYAAAQPAGTGPLERIGNAELVRGISDCLSVSRMVEEMAASAGTFEGLIAACTRTFDSYHWLEEHGLSGPLADVRATAEQVLDEYENVEQLTRQAAEALATASEETTHLVREARSGSPVTADAWVDTLATLRRAQGRLVTLRETRYIDLAGLDALSSSVTEELASVGRRAVGFLQGADAFTAYHAAVEELAAAAAGIGTVAEAAPVADRLAAQAEGLEVVTEVVGSLDIADATVRTSILGRIAEVLGGVNRARAILDGRRRELLGAEGRAAFAAEFALLGQAITGALAMADTPAKCDEQLGRLMLQVETLESRFGEFDDFAAQLSAKREDVYEAFSARKQTQLDDLARRADRVFASAERILGSITRRLGTLGSLDEVNTYFATDPMVAKVRSAAVELRSFGDAVRAEELDGRVKSAQQEAGRALRDRLDLFSDGGETLRLGRHRFAVNTQPIDLTLVPHDQSMYFAITGTDYRSPVPASFADTRPFWDQLLVSETPEVYRGEHLAASLLDSLSPGAALEDAVRQAVESRYDEGYERGVHDHDAAAILDVLVRLRSGAGLLRYPAEVRAAAQLFWAFGMDEVSRKTFTTRAVSLVRARAVFGPTPALDSLAVELGTLIAGFLAGLRTIAPGPTDAAHQWPAPGVVGVAPHTAGHAPTHPDAAPTGAGSAGWGAAALGTTGTAPSTGAGTGAGSAVDAGIGAGAGLAGEYLVEELGSSPFGFVTSKAARDLLDGFRQTLGPAKVREFEEELKSVPLSERLQLAHAWMAAYHQGPEVAEAIAVQLCDVPRHDSSAATQETVDGLLGTHPRIKDRKLDIRLDELLTRTRRFRRERVPAYRAYQRRRSELVEAERHRLRLDEYKPKVMSAFVRNRLLDEVYLPLIGDNLAKQLGAAGAGKRTDQMGLLLLISPPGYGKTTLMEYVASRLGLVFVKVNGPALGHEVTSLDPADAPDATARQEVEKISFALETGNNTLLYLDDIQHTSPELLQKFISLCDAQRRIEGVWNGRTRTYDLRGKRFAVCMAGNPYTESGQRFRIPDMLANRADVWNLGDVLSGKDDLFALSYVDNALTSNPVLAPLSGRDRADVELLVRLARGDTTVQPDQLRHPYSKPELDQILSVLAKLVRVQEVVLANNQAYIASAAQSDAARTEPPYRLQGSYRNMNKLAERIVPAMNDAELEAVIDDHYLGEAQTLTTDAEANLLKLAELRGRLTPAQAGRWAEIKTAYLKAKALGGADDDPMARAVGALGLLADRVSEVGTAIREADR encoded by the coding sequence GTGACTGAGCTGAAGGCGGGTGAACTGGAGGCGGGGACTTATGAGGTCCTCAGGAACAGGCTCCAGGCCCAGGCCAAGACCCTGACGGCGGCGGCCGAGGCGCTCAACGGGGCGCGGCTGAAGGTGTTCGGCGGCGCGGAGCTGCGCCTGCTGGGCACCGAACGGATCCGCACGGAGAACAACTGCGTCCCCAGGGACATCGTCTCCCTGGGCGACGTGATGCTCTTCGGCTACAACGTCTTCATCGGGCTCAAGCCGGAGACGGCGGTGGCGGACGTGTTCGCGGTGCACCGGTTCTCCCGGGACGGCGACGCGTTCAGGTTCGACGCCGACAAGCTGGAGACGCTGGGCGATCCGGCGTTCAAGAAGGACTTCGCCGAGCTGTACCGGTACTACAAGGAGACCAGGCTGCAGCAGCTGCGGCGGGTCGAGGGCAAGCTGCTGGCGGTGTTCCAGACGGGACCGGCGGACCTGCGGGTGCTGCGGTGGGCGGTCGACAACGGCGGAGTCCCGAAATATCTGGACAACCGGGGGGAGCGTGACCACACCTTTCCCCCGTCCCACGACTTCGAGTGGACGCCGACCACGCGCGACGACCACGTGCTCGGACGGCACCCGCACATCTCGATCGAGGGCGAGGTGTTCGTCGAGACGGTCGGCGGCGACCTGACCATCAAGATCGAGAACAACACGGAGACCGGCGCCGGCATCTACGCCGAGCCGGTCGCCGAGCAGCTGCAGAGCCTGGCGGACGCCGACGTCGAGTACGCCAAGGTGGGGCCGCTCGTCCTCATGCGGATCAGGCCGTACAAGGAGACCGAGTGGCGCCACCTGGTCTTCAACACCCGCACCAAGGCCGTCATCAGGCTCGACGGCCTGGGCCAGGCGTGCCAGCGCCTGCCCGAGGACCAGGGGCTGATCTTCCCCGGCGGCTACTACCTGGCGACCGGGACCAGCAAGACGTTCGACACGGACGTGACGGACCTGGAGTTCGAGCGGGTGGTCCGCTCGCCCAACGGCGAGGACGTCCTGTACGTCTTCCACGCCAGGGGCGACGGGCGCTCGCTGCTGCTGCCGTACAACGTGATCAGGAAGGAGGTCGCCAACCCCATCGTCTGCCACGGCTACTCGCTGTTCGACGACGGCACGATGGTGGTCTTCCGCGCGACCTCCGACGAGCCCACCCGGGTGCACCCGATGCAGGTCTGGCAGACGCCGTACGTCTCCGACACCTACGCCGCCGCGCAGCCCGCCGGGACGGGGCCCCTGGAGCGCATCGGCAACGCGGAGCTGGTACGCGGCATCTCCGACTGCCTGTCCGTGTCGCGGATGGTCGAGGAGATGGCGGCGTCCGCGGGGACGTTCGAGGGGCTGATCGCCGCCTGCACGCGGACGTTCGACTCCTACCACTGGCTGGAGGAGCACGGCCTGAGCGGGCCGCTCGCCGACGTGCGGGCCACGGCCGAGCAGGTGCTGGACGAGTACGAGAACGTCGAGCAGCTCACCCGCCAGGCCGCCGAGGCGCTCGCCACCGCCTCCGAGGAGACCACCCACCTGGTACGCGAGGCGCGCTCCGGCAGCCCGGTCACCGCGGACGCCTGGGTCGACACGCTGGCCACGCTGCGGCGGGCCCAGGGTCGCCTGGTGACGTTGCGCGAGACCCGCTACATCGACCTGGCCGGGCTGGACGCGCTGTCCTCCTCCGTGACGGAGGAGCTGGCCTCCGTCGGCAGGCGGGCGGTCGGCTTCCTGCAGGGTGCGGACGCGTTCACCGCCTACCACGCGGCCGTCGAGGAGCTCGCCGCCGCGGCGGCCGGGATCGGCACGGTCGCGGAGGCCGCCCCCGTGGCGGACCGGCTGGCCGCGCAGGCGGAGGGGCTGGAGGTGGTGACGGAGGTCGTCGGCTCGCTGGACATCGCCGACGCGACCGTGCGCACCTCCATCCTGGGCCGGATCGCCGAGGTCCTCGGCGGGGTGAACCGGGCGCGCGCCATCCTGGACGGGCGCCGGCGCGAGCTGCTCGGGGCGGAGGGGCGGGCCGCGTTCGCCGCCGAGTTCGCCCTGCTCGGCCAGGCCATCACGGGCGCGCTGGCCATGGCGGACACCCCGGCCAAGTGCGACGAACAGCTCGGGCGGCTGATGCTGCAGGTGGAGACCCTGGAGTCGCGCTTCGGCGAGTTCGACGACTTCGCGGCGCAGCTTTCCGCCAAGCGGGAGGACGTCTACGAGGCGTTCTCGGCCCGCAAGCAGACCCAGCTCGACGACCTCGCCCGGCGCGCCGACCGCGTCTTCGCCTCCGCCGAACGCATCCTGGGCAGCATCACGCGCCGCCTCGGCACGCTCGGCTCCCTGGACGAGGTCAACACCTACTTCGCCACCGACCCGATGGTGGCCAAGGTCCGCTCGGCCGCCGTGGAGCTGCGCTCGTTCGGGGACGCCGTACGGGCTGAGGAGCTGGACGGGCGCGTCAAATCCGCCCAGCAGGAGGCCGGGCGGGCCCTCCGGGATCGCCTCGACCTCTTCTCCGACGGCGGCGAGACGCTCCGGCTCGGCCGCCACCGCTTCGCCGTCAACACCCAGCCCATCGACCTGACGCTGGTGCCGCACGACCAGTCCATGTACTTCGCGATCACCGGGACCGACTACCGCTCGCCGGTGCCCGCCTCCTTCGCCGACACCCGGCCCTTCTGGGACCAGTTGCTGGTGTCGGAGACTCCTGAGGTGTACCGGGGCGAGCACCTGGCCGCCTCGCTCCTGGACTCCCTCTCCCCTGGGGCCGCTCTTGAGGACGCGGTACGGCAGGCGGTGGAGTCGCGCTATGACGAGGGGTACGAGCGCGGGGTCCACGACCACGACGCCGCTGCCATCCTGGACGTGCTGGTACGGCTGCGGTCGGGGGCGGGGTTGCTGCGGTACCCGGCCGAGGTGCGGGCGGCGGCGCAGCTGTTCTGGGCGTTCGGGATGGACGAGGTTTCACGTAAAACATTCACCACGCGGGCCGTGTCGCTCGTCCGCGCCCGCGCCGTCTTCGGCCCCACCCCTGCCCTGGACTCGCTGGCGGTCGAGCTGGGGACGTTGATCGCCGGCTTCCTGGCAGGTCTCCGCACGATTGCGCCGGGCCCCACCGACGCGGCCCACCAGTGGCCGGCACCGGGTGTCGTAGGCGTGGCACCTCACACCGCCGGCCACGCGCCCACCCACCCCGACGCGGCACCCACCGGCGCCGGGTCGGCGGGATGGGGTGCGGCGGCACTCGGCACAACGGGGACGGCGCCCAGCACGGGCGCGGGCACGGGCGCCGGGTCGGCGGTTGACGCGGGCATCGGGGCGGGGGCCGGGCTCGCCGGGGAGTATCTCGTCGAGGAGCTGGGCAGCAGCCCGTTCGGGTTCGTGACCAGCAAGGCGGCGCGCGACCTCCTCGACGGTTTCCGGCAGACCCTCGGCCCGGCCAAGGTCCGGGAGTTCGAGGAGGAGCTCAAGAGCGTCCCCCTCTCCGAGCGCCTGCAACTGGCCCACGCCTGGATGGCCGCCTACCACCAGGGTCCCGAGGTGGCGGAGGCCATCGCGGTGCAGCTGTGCGACGTCCCCCGGCACGACTCCAGCGCCGCCACCCAGGAAACCGTGGACGGCCTCCTGGGCACCCACCCCCGCATCAAGGACCGCAAACTCGACATCCGGCTGGACGAGCTCCTCACCCGGACCCGCCGCTTCCGCCGGGAGCGGGTCCCGGCGTACCGGGCCTACCAGCGGCGCAGGAGCGAGCTGGTCGAGGCCGAACGCCACCGCCTGCGCCTGGACGAGTACAAGCCCAAGGTCATGAGCGCCTTCGTCCGCAACCGCCTCCTCGACGAGGTGTACCTGCCGCTGATCGGCGACAACCTGGCCAAGCAGCTCGGCGCGGCGGGCGCGGGCAAGCGCACCGACCAGATGGGTCTCCTCCTGCTCATCTCACCGCCCGGCTACGGCAAGACGACCCTGATGGAGTACGTGGCCAGCCGCCTGGGCCTGGTGTTCGTCAAGGTGAACGGCCCCGCCCTGGGCCACGAGGTGACCTCGCTGGACCCGGCGGACGCGCCCGACGCGACGGCCAGGCAGGAGGTGGAGAAGATCTCGTTCGCGCTGGAGACGGGCAACAACACGCTGCTCTACCTCGACGACATCCAGCACACCTCGCCGGAGCTGCTGCAGAAGTTCATCTCGCTCTGTGACGCCCAGCGGCGCATCGAGGGCGTGTGGAACGGCCGCACCCGCACGTACGACCTGCGCGGCAAGCGGTTCGCGGTGTGCATGGCGGGCAACCCGTACACCGAGTCCGGACAGCGTTTCCGCATCCCCGACATGCTGGCCAACCGCGCCGACGTCTGGAACCTGGGCGACGTCCTGTCGGGCAAGGACGACCTGTTCGCGCTGAGCTACGTGGACAACGCGCTGACCTCCAACCCGGTGCTCGCGCCGCTCTCCGGCCGCGACCGCGCGGACGTCGAGCTCCTCGTACGGCTCGCCAGGGGCGACACGACCGTCCAGCCCGACCAGCTCCGTCACCCGTACAGCA
- a CDS encoding flotillin family protein: MDVISTGFGVFLAVILVIVIGLVVVIGRLFRKVEQGKALIISKVNKVDVTFTGAVVLPVVHKAETMDISVKTIEIERTGREGLICRDNIRADIKITFFVRVNKTAEDVIKVAQAIGTVRASDESTLQELFSAKFSEALKTAGKQLDFVDLYTKRDEFRDQIVRLIGTDLNGYSLEDAAIDYLEQTSLLQLDKSNILDAQGIRKITELTAIEHVRTNEFQRNEEKEITRQNVDAREAILELQRRQADAELKQRREIETVKAREEAEIARVQAEERLRAQSANLKADEQLGVQNENRAREIAVAEKNRERVIAIESERIEKDRLLEVIARERETELSRIAKDKEVETEKRTIAEVIRERIAVDKTVAEQEESIKRLRVVEEAERTRQTVIIAAEAEAQENLVKDIKAAEAAEAASKFRAREELVLAEARQQAAELETRAKIRLAEGIQAESAAAGLAQVQVKERDAEAIEKVGRAEALVLKERLAAEADGARSMALVEGDRLKAQAEGEQAMALAGAAAVGEKLKAEAEGLTQKAAAMAALDEASRAHEEYRLRLEADKEIRLKHIDVSRQVAESQASVLAAGLAKANIDIVGGDTMFFDKVVGSITAGKVVDGFVDHSEVAGALVSPYVNGSASLAADLANLVGGVRSEDIKNLTVSALLMRLIQDGGPQATALGELLETARRLGVADSPVAALAGAAR; the protein is encoded by the coding sequence ATGGACGTCATCTCCACCGGCTTCGGCGTATTTCTCGCCGTCATCCTGGTCATCGTGATTGGCCTGGTCGTCGTCATAGGCCGCCTTTTCCGCAAGGTGGAGCAGGGCAAGGCGCTGATCATCTCCAAGGTCAACAAAGTGGACGTGACGTTCACCGGCGCGGTCGTCTTACCTGTCGTCCACAAGGCCGAGACCATGGACATCTCGGTCAAGACCATCGAGATCGAGCGGACCGGCCGCGAAGGGCTCATCTGCCGGGACAACATCAGGGCCGACATCAAGATCACGTTCTTCGTCCGCGTGAACAAGACCGCCGAGGACGTCATCAAGGTCGCCCAGGCCATCGGCACCGTCCGCGCCAGTGACGAGTCGACGCTGCAGGAGCTGTTCAGCGCGAAGTTCTCCGAGGCGCTCAAGACGGCCGGCAAGCAGCTCGACTTCGTGGACCTCTACACCAAGCGCGACGAGTTCAGGGACCAGATCGTCCGGCTCATCGGCACCGACCTGAACGGCTACAGCCTCGAGGACGCCGCCATCGACTACCTCGAGCAGACCTCGCTGCTGCAGCTCGACAAGAGCAACATCCTCGACGCGCAGGGCATCCGCAAGATCACCGAACTGACGGCGATCGAGCACGTGCGCACGAACGAGTTCCAGCGCAACGAGGAGAAGGAGATCACCCGCCAGAACGTCGACGCCCGCGAGGCCATCCTGGAGCTGCAGCGCCGCCAGGCCGACGCCGAGCTCAAGCAGCGGCGGGAGATCGAGACCGTCAAGGCCCGCGAGGAGGCGGAGATCGCCCGCGTGCAGGCCGAGGAGCGGCTGCGCGCCCAGAGCGCGAACCTCAAGGCCGACGAGCAGCTCGGCGTGCAGAACGAGAACCGCGCCCGCGAGATCGCCGTCGCCGAGAAGAACCGCGAGCGCGTGATCGCCATCGAGTCCGAGCGGATCGAGAAGGACCGCCTGCTGGAGGTCATCGCCCGCGAGCGGGAGACCGAGCTGTCGCGCATCGCCAAGGACAAAGAGGTCGAGACCGAGAAGCGGACCATCGCCGAGGTCATCCGCGAGCGCATCGCGGTCGACAAGACCGTGGCCGAGCAGGAGGAGAGCATCAAGCGGCTGCGCGTGGTCGAGGAGGCCGAGCGCACCCGCCAGACCGTGATCATCGCCGCCGAGGCCGAGGCCCAGGAGAACCTGGTCAAGGACATCAAGGCGGCCGAGGCCGCGGAGGCCGCGTCCAAGTTCAGGGCCCGCGAGGAGCTGGTGCTGGCCGAGGCCAGGCAGCAGGCGGCCGAGCTGGAGACCAGGGCCAAGATCCGGCTGGCCGAGGGCATCCAGGCCGAGTCGGCCGCGGCCGGGCTGGCGCAGGTGCAGGTCAAGGAGCGCGACGCCGAGGCCATCGAGAAGGTCGGCCGCGCGGAGGCGCTGGTGCTGAAGGAGAGGCTGGCCGCCGAGGCCGACGGCGCCAGGTCCATGGCGCTGGTCGAGGGCGACCGGCTCAAGGCGCAGGCCGAGGGTGAGCAGGCGATGGCGCTGGCCGGGGCGGCCGCGGTGGGCGAGAAGCTCAAGGCCGAGGCCGAGGGTCTCACGCAGAAGGCGGCCGCGATGGCGGCGCTGGACGAGGCCAGCAGGGCGCACGAGGAGTACCGCCTGCGCCTGGAGGCCGACAAGGAGATCAGGCTCAAGCACATCGACGTGTCGCGGCAGGTCGCGGAGTCGCAGGCCAGCGTGCTGGCCGCCGGTCTCGCCAAGGCGAACATCGACATCGTCGGCGGCGACACGATGTTCTTCGACAAGGTGGTCGGGTCCATCACCGCTGGCAAGGTGGTCGACGGGTTCGTGGACCACTCGGAGGTCGCGGGGGCGCTGGTCTCGCCGTACGTGAACGGCTCGGCCAGCCTGGCGGCCGACCTGGCGAACCTGGTCGGCGGCGTGCGCAGCGAGGACATCAAGAACCTGACCGTCTCCGCCCTCCTCATGCGGCTCATCCAGGACGGCGGCCCGCAGGCGACGGCGCTCGGCGAGCTGCTGGAGACGGCCCGCAGGCTCGGCGTGGCCGACTCCCCCGTGGCGGCGCTCGCCGGAGCCGCTCGGTGA
- a CDS encoding PadR family transcriptional regulator, giving the protein MSLRHAVLGLLSEGPASGYDLMKMFDISLSNVWPATQSQLYAELGKLADADLVDVSAEGPRGRKEYAITEAGLAELRHWITEVEPARVLRSDMLLRVFFLAQVSPEQARGYLRHQAEHVRKHVEHLEGLREFLENREDNLSAYGRLSLEYGLRLGKAQQEWAEWAEGQIG; this is encoded by the coding sequence ATGAGCCTTCGACACGCCGTGCTGGGACTGCTCTCCGAGGGGCCCGCGAGCGGATACGACCTGATGAAGATGTTCGACATCTCGCTGTCGAACGTGTGGCCCGCCACGCAGAGCCAGCTCTACGCGGAGCTGGGCAAACTGGCCGACGCGGATCTCGTGGACGTGTCGGCCGAGGGCCCGCGCGGCCGCAAGGAGTACGCGATCACCGAGGCGGGCCTGGCCGAGCTGCGCCACTGGATCACCGAGGTCGAGCCGGCCAGGGTCCTGCGCAGCGACATGCTGCTGCGCGTGTTCTTCCTGGCCCAGGTCTCGCCCGAGCAGGCCCGCGGATACCTCCGCCACCAGGCCGAGCACGTCCGCAAGCACGTGGAGCACCTGGAGGGCCTGCGCGAGTTCCTTGAGAACCGCGAGGACAACCTCTCGGCGTACGGCCGGCTCAGCCTCGAATACGGCCTGCGCCTGGGCAAGGCCCAGCAGGAGTGGGCCGAGTGGGCCGAGGGACAGATCGGTTAG